Proteins from one Gimesia maris genomic window:
- a CDS encoding efflux RND transporter permease subunit: MMISSFYNKYSRQLIWGVFCTLPILTFLAELLPSNNDIETWLPKDSDVRIVYDRFKAEFGAEEVVLVAVQEGLDRPLLVEATASRIESLPTVRQCWTPQRLKSILHEFKVEPAEIDNRLNGLLMNSEKNVAGILVLLSDTGIRNRAGTVQGIREKLEYNQLTGNEVQLAGAPVVIAELDRLGSQKSNKKFFIITLLISLCLLYYSFREWKKTLATLGLTIWAINLTTALIYLGGGEMNFILGALSVMVMVFTLAISIHVHHYVASCIDEPDPLAVALKIAWKPCVLATLTTTIGLFSLTVSEIGPVIQFGYAASVGTFVSLITGLGLTPAVLTLWPIDPKMVHSGGKRWNFQQCANWLIDHAGRVSIATIILVMTTGVGLFSLRTKIDPLDFLPAEGRVIQDVRAVQNNLTELDSIEAIVDFGDEEIPFIKKVEHIRKLETIIQQHPAVRHTMSLASFFPKQFPESPFETARLLSHAQSAHGDNDFTSDGERLWRISARISSDADLPQDQVYDELAVMIDDPNVILTGVAPLLRRAQNQIFTGFWESFSMAFVIITIVMIVSLRSIKAGLVAMVPNLTPICIVFGILGWYQIPIDIGIMMTASIALGIAVDGTFHFLVRYQSQFRLTRNSAQASRDSLLMTGEPIFTAAVITGAGMLALTLSNFVPTARFGYMMTSLLVAALVGDLVLLPCLLALRPKKSDDQNESDHTDSSQSSHDQQHTPHFLKQHQHGAKDQSGKAVA, encoded by the coding sequence ATGATGATCTCTTCCTTCTATAATAAATACAGCAGGCAACTAATCTGGGGCGTATTTTGTACGCTGCCGATTTTGACATTTCTGGCAGAGTTACTGCCTTCAAATAACGATATCGAAACCTGGTTGCCTAAAGATTCCGATGTGCGAATCGTCTATGATCGATTTAAAGCTGAGTTCGGGGCAGAAGAGGTTGTGCTCGTCGCAGTGCAGGAGGGGCTGGATCGGCCTCTGCTGGTGGAAGCAACAGCCAGCCGTATCGAGTCTTTACCGACGGTCAGACAATGCTGGACTCCCCAGCGTCTCAAATCAATATTACACGAATTTAAAGTGGAACCGGCGGAAATCGACAATCGTCTGAACGGGCTGTTGATGAATTCCGAGAAGAATGTGGCAGGCATACTGGTTCTGCTTTCTGACACTGGTATCAGAAATCGGGCCGGGACGGTACAGGGGATTCGTGAAAAGCTGGAATACAATCAGTTAACTGGAAACGAAGTTCAACTGGCGGGTGCCCCGGTTGTGATTGCGGAACTGGATCGGCTGGGCAGCCAGAAAAGCAATAAAAAGTTCTTTATTATCACGTTACTGATCAGTCTCTGCCTGTTGTATTATTCTTTTCGGGAGTGGAAAAAAACACTGGCTACCCTGGGGCTGACGATCTGGGCCATCAATCTCACGACTGCCCTGATTTATCTGGGGGGGGGCGAAATGAATTTCATCCTCGGTGCCCTGTCGGTCATGGTCATGGTTTTTACACTGGCGATCTCAATCCACGTGCATCACTATGTTGCCAGCTGTATTGACGAACCAGATCCCCTGGCGGTTGCTTTGAAAATCGCCTGGAAGCCTTGTGTCCTGGCAACTCTGACGACAACAATTGGTCTGTTTTCGCTGACCGTCAGTGAGATCGGGCCCGTGATCCAGTTTGGGTATGCTGCTTCAGTCGGGACATTCGTGTCGCTGATTACCGGTCTGGGACTGACACCTGCTGTCTTAACCCTCTGGCCCATTGATCCCAAAATGGTTCATTCCGGCGGAAAACGCTGGAACTTTCAACAGTGTGCCAACTGGCTGATTGACCATGCCGGACGCGTCTCCATTGCCACGATCATCCTGGTGATGACTACAGGGGTCGGCCTGTTCAGCCTACGCACGAAAATTGATCCGCTGGATTTTCTTCCCGCAGAAGGGCGAGTCATACAGGATGTGCGTGCAGTTCAAAATAATCTGACGGAACTCGACTCGATTGAAGCGATAGTGGATTTTGGTGATGAAGAGATTCCTTTCATCAAAAAAGTAGAGCACATTCGCAAGCTGGAAACAATTATTCAGCAGCATCCTGCAGTACGACATACAATGTCACTGGCCAGTTTTTTTCCGAAACAGTTTCCTGAAAGTCCCTTTGAGACTGCCCGTCTGTTGTCTCATGCCCAGTCTGCTCATGGAGATAACGATTTTACTTCTGATGGCGAACGACTCTGGCGGATTTCAGCACGAATCAGCAGCGACGCCGATCTGCCACAGGATCAGGTTTATGATGAACTCGCCGTCATGATTGATGATCCCAATGTGATCCTGACAGGAGTGGCGCCCCTGTTAAGACGGGCGCAGAACCAGATATTTACAGGGTTCTGGGAGAGTTTCTCAATGGCATTTGTGATCATTACGATAGTGATGATTGTTTCTCTTCGGTCCATCAAAGCCGGTCTGGTCGCGATGGTACCGAATCTGACACCCATTTGTATTGTATTCGGGATTCTGGGCTGGTATCAGATTCCCATTGATATTGGCATCATGATGACGGCCAGTATTGCCCTGGGGATTGCCGTAGATGGAACGTTCCATTTTCTCGTCCGTTACCAGAGTCAATTTCGTCTGACGAGGAATTCCGCTCAGGCGTCGCGGGATTCTCTGCTGATGACCGGCGAACCGATCTTTACTGCGGCCGTCATAACGGGGGCGGGCATGTTGGCCCTCACGTTGAGTAATTTTGTCCCGACGGCCCGCTTCGGATATATGATGACATCACTTCTCGTGGCAGCCCTGGTGGGGGATCTGGTGTTACTCCCCTGTCTGCTGGCTTTGCGACCGAAAAAATCTGATGACCAGAATGAGTCTGATCACACGGACAGTAGTCAGTCGTCTCATGACCAGCAACACACTCCCCATTTCCTCAAGCAGCACCAGCATGGAGCGAAAGATCAGTCCGGAAAAGCAGTTGCATAA
- a CDS encoding SDR family oxidoreductase, whose translation MGYHLITGATGLLGRYLIRDLSSAGVPLAVLVRPTRRMTVDQRIDMIMAFWDEHLGRELPRPVVLEGNINEENLGLNEEQLAWATENVDRIIHSAASLSFYSTSHESEPWRSNVGGVKKVLDFCKTANIKKFDHVSTAYVCGLRSGRIMESDVDVGQESGNDYERSKLEAEQMVRSAEHIESLTVFRPAIIIGDSKTGFTNTFHGFYAALQLGHTLTQMQSPDETGRYYAKSRFTLDGDESKNLIPVDWVSAVMSYIITHPKHHEKTYHLTPLHPVQSRLVHDVLEATCNFYGSEFAGAGVELEDPTEAERLFYDHIRVYNSYWRDDPVFDSTNTQTAAPHLPCPHVDRELLTRLSQAAIDMNFSWNDRTPHRFEVK comes from the coding sequence ATGGGATATCATCTGATTACAGGTGCTACAGGATTACTGGGAAGATATTTAATTCGAGATCTGTCTTCAGCAGGGGTTCCGCTGGCAGTACTGGTTCGTCCTACAAGGCGAATGACCGTCGATCAGCGAATTGATATGATCATGGCGTTCTGGGATGAACATCTGGGGCGGGAATTACCTCGTCCCGTGGTACTGGAAGGGAATATCAATGAGGAAAACCTCGGATTGAATGAGGAACAGCTGGCATGGGCGACAGAGAATGTAGATCGCATCATCCATTCCGCGGCCAGTCTCTCCTTTTACAGTACCAGTCATGAAAGTGAGCCATGGCGTTCCAATGTAGGCGGTGTCAAGAAGGTTCTTGATTTCTGTAAAACTGCGAATATCAAAAAGTTTGATCATGTTTCCACGGCGTATGTCTGTGGTTTACGGTCCGGTAGAATTATGGAATCGGACGTTGATGTGGGACAGGAATCCGGGAATGATTATGAGCGAAGCAAGCTGGAAGCGGAGCAGATGGTGCGCAGTGCAGAGCATATTGAATCTCTGACGGTCTTTCGCCCCGCGATTATTATTGGTGACTCGAAGACCGGATTCACGAATACGTTTCATGGTTTTTACGCTGCCTTGCAACTGGGACACACATTAACCCAGATGCAGTCTCCTGATGAAACAGGACGTTACTACGCGAAATCGCGTTTTACACTGGATGGAGATGAGTCGAAGAACCTGATTCCGGTGGACTGGGTCTCTGCAGTAATGTCTTACATCATTACTCATCCAAAGCATCATGAGAAGACCTATCACCTGACACCGTTACATCCGGTCCAGTCCCGGCTTGTACATGATGTTCTGGAAGCGACCTGTAATTTCTACGGGTCAGAATTCGCCGGGGCAGGAGTGGAACTGGAAGATCCTACCGAAGCAGAGCGACTTTTCTATGATCATATCCGCGTTTATAATTCCTACTGGCGGGATGATCCTGTCTTTGACAGTACGAATACTCAAACGGCGGCTCCCCATCTGCCTTGCCCGCACGTTGATCGCGAACTTCTGACGCGTCTGTCGCAGGCGGCAATCGATATGAACTTCAGCTGGAACGACCGTACGCCGCACCGTTTTGAGGTCAAGTAG
- the rho gene encoding transcription termination factor Rho has protein sequence MAKSIKLQTSENDGTVASKNISELDQDSKREKPVTRHQRESAITRAADERYEKIKQSEIHIADLQKLTMKDLMQLAKEENLTEYTGLKKQDLIFKILKERTKVNGLMFGEGTLEILPDGFGFLRSPDYHYLPCPDDIYVSPSQIRRFGLRTGAIVAGQIRPPKENERYFALLRVEAVNGCDPEILTTKVFFDDLTPLHPKERLRLSSPAGNLSTRIVDLIAPVGMGQRGLIVSPPRAGKTIMLQEMAKCVLGSHPDAYVFILLIDERPEEVTDMERQVGGDRCEVVSSTFDEPPSRHIQVSEMVIEKAKRMVEYGEDVVIFLDSITRLARAWNTEVPHSGKILSGGVDANALQHPKRFFGAARNVEEGGSLTIVATALVDTGSRMDEVIFEEFKGTGNTELHLDRRMVEKRIWPAIDVNKSGTRREELLMDEEELRRVWILRRVLNDMNPVDAMELLTNRMRRSKTNEEFLLSMNLG, from the coding sequence GACCAGGACTCCAAACGGGAAAAACCCGTAACCAGGCATCAGCGCGAATCTGCCATTACCAGGGCAGCAGACGAACGATATGAGAAAATCAAACAAAGCGAGATTCATATTGCGGATCTGCAGAAGCTGACGATGAAAGATCTGATGCAACTGGCTAAGGAAGAAAATCTCACAGAATATACGGGTCTCAAAAAACAGGATCTGATCTTTAAGATTCTGAAAGAGCGTACCAAAGTCAACGGCCTGATGTTTGGTGAAGGGACTCTGGAAATTCTGCCCGATGGTTTCGGCTTCCTGCGTAGCCCCGATTACCACTATCTGCCCTGTCCCGATGATATTTATGTTTCTCCCAGCCAGATTCGTCGTTTCGGTCTGCGAACGGGAGCCATCGTTGCTGGACAGATTCGTCCCCCTAAAGAAAATGAACGGTATTTTGCTCTGCTGCGTGTGGAAGCCGTCAATGGTTGTGACCCCGAAATCCTGACCACCAAGGTCTTCTTCGACGACCTGACTCCACTGCATCCGAAGGAACGTCTCCGACTCTCTTCGCCCGCCGGTAACCTGAGTACGAGAATCGTCGACCTGATTGCCCCTGTCGGTATGGGTCAGCGTGGTTTGATTGTATCGCCTCCTCGTGCCGGTAAAACCATCATGCTGCAGGAAATGGCAAAATGCGTACTGGGAAGCCATCCCGATGCGTATGTCTTCATCCTGCTGATTGACGAGCGTCCTGAAGAAGTCACTGACATGGAACGCCAGGTTGGTGGAGACCGCTGTGAAGTCGTCAGCAGTACCTTTGATGAACCCCCGAGCCGTCACATCCAGGTTTCGGAGATGGTAATCGAAAAGGCCAAACGCATGGTAGAATACGGTGAGGACGTTGTCATCTTCCTCGATTCAATTACCCGTCTCGCTCGTGCCTGGAACACAGAAGTCCCGCACTCCGGAAAAATTCTCTCTGGTGGGGTAGACGCGAATGCATTACAGCACCCCAAGCGGTTTTTCGGTGCCGCCCGTAATGTTGAAGAAGGCGGCAGCCTGACCATTGTCGCCACCGCCCTGGTGGACACAGGCAGCCGCATGGATGAAGTCATCTTTGAAGAGTTCAAAGGAACCGGTAACACGGAATTGCATCTGGACCGCAGAATGGTTGAAAAACGTATCTGGCCGGCAATCGATGTGAATAAATCAGGAACACGTCGCGAAGAACTGCTGATGGACGAAGAAGAACTTCGCAGGGTCTGGATTCTCAGACGTGTGCTGAACGACATGAATCCGGTAGATGCGATGGAACTGCTTACCAACCGCATGCGACGTTCGAAAACGAATGAAGAATTTTTATTGAGCATGAATCTGGGTTGA
- the ribH gene encoding 6,7-dimethyl-8-ribityllumazine synthase, with translation MKHTLIEGDLLVRDASFAIVVSRWNELITRRLLEGALETFRRHGGAEENITVLWVPGSFELPLVADRLAKSGKYQAVCCLGAVIQGSTMHHDYINHQVAAGIMRSSQESGVPVLFGVLTCETMEQAMDRAGGKVGNKGGEAALAAIEMVNLLQSIDQNQA, from the coding sequence ATGAAGCACACACTGATCGAAGGCGATTTACTGGTTCGTGATGCGAGTTTCGCAATTGTCGTTTCCCGCTGGAATGAGCTGATTACACGCAGACTGCTGGAAGGCGCCCTGGAGACGTTTCGTCGCCATGGTGGTGCCGAGGAAAACATCACGGTACTCTGGGTACCTGGTTCGTTTGAGCTGCCGCTTGTTGCAGACCGACTGGCCAAAAGTGGTAAATATCAGGCTGTCTGCTGCCTGGGAGCTGTCATTCAGGGAAGTACCATGCACCATGATTATATTAATCATCAGGTCGCTGCCGGCATCATGCGGAGCAGCCAGGAAAGTGGCGTGCCCGTGCTGTTTGGTGTACTGACATGTGAGACGATGGAACAGGCGATGGACCGTGCTGGTGGAAAAGTCGGCAATAAAGGCGGAGAAGCCGCCCTGGCTGCTATCGAAATGGTCAATCTTTTGCAATCGATCGATCAAAATCAGGCGTAA
- a CDS encoding PilZ domain-containing protein, producing the protein MEDTPWSRPTMDDLKHVLESFGKSDTVNIRDVDRLELSVPAEVKTARGNTISAMTREISRQGLGLLHKGMLNPGEVNVKLASETREFEYRVQIMWCTPCENGMFISGGEFVTKPEN; encoded by the coding sequence ATGGAAGATACCCCCTGGAGCCGTCCCACAATGGACGACCTGAAACATGTACTGGAAAGTTTTGGCAAGAGTGATACCGTCAATATCCGCGATGTTGATCGACTGGAGCTCTCAGTACCCGCTGAAGTCAAAACCGCGCGCGGCAATACCATTTCGGCTATGACGCGGGAAATCAGCCGTCAGGGTCTGGGGCTGTTGCACAAAGGCATGTTGAATCCGGGTGAAGTCAATGTAAAGCTGGCCAGTGAAACGCGTGAATTTGAATATCGCGTTCAGATTATGTGGTGTACTCCCTGCGAGAACGGAATGTTCATCAGCGGTGGCGAGTTCGTCACAAAGCCAGAAAATTAA
- the nusB gene encoding transcription antitermination factor NusB, with amino-acid sequence MSLRKQARFLVVQMLYQIDLNPDISINEIREMIEEHGRNKTARTFAWELFTGVMEFKQQLDEHIVRVAENWTLKRMAVTDRNILRLGTYELLHTDTPPAVVIDEAVELAREFGSAHSSQFVNGILDKVVQRKDEPLPPPPPPQAEEVPPEETQPTDPEPKPKPRMNNPWAT; translated from the coding sequence ATGTCTCTGCGAAAACAGGCGCGTTTTTTAGTTGTTCAAATGCTTTATCAGATCGATCTGAATCCGGATATTTCCATCAATGAAATCCGCGAGATGATCGAGGAGCATGGCCGTAATAAAACAGCCCGCACTTTTGCCTGGGAACTGTTTACCGGAGTAATGGAATTCAAACAACAGCTTGATGAGCATATTGTGAGAGTTGCCGAAAACTGGACACTCAAACGAATGGCTGTCACCGATCGAAATATTCTCAGACTGGGTACCTATGAATTGCTGCATACGGATACCCCACCTGCTGTGGTAATCGACGAAGCAGTGGAACTGGCACGCGAATTTGGCAGTGCGCACTCTTCACAGTTCGTAAACGGCATCCTGGATAAAGTGGTTCAGCGTAAAGACGAACCGCTGCCTCCTCCCCCTCCACCACAGGCCGAAGAGGTTCCACCGGAAGAAACTCAACCAACGGATCCAGAACCCAAACCGAAGCCCCGTATGAATAATCCCTGGGCTACTTGA